The nucleotide sequence ACTGCGGCATCAGTTCGCGTTCTCGCAGCGCCGAAGCGCCCGAGTCGTGCTGGTATCTGTGTCCCTCACCATCGGAGGGCGCAGGGAAGACCGGGAGCTCGCCGCCCCCATGGCCCCCGTGCGGAAGAGATGCACGGGGCAGGAACCACAGGTTCGGCTGGGACATCCCGGCCTTCCCTGCACGATGGGCTCACGGCTTATACGTGCTCTCCCCGGGGACCGGCTGTCTTGCCCCCGTTTTGGCCACAATGCGCACACGCATCGGACACGACATCAGCGTCGGGATGCCAGGACCACACGATTTCGCCGTACGCGCCGCGTTGTTCGTCTGCGTGTCTACTTCTGAGCATGATCTCGTCAGAAAGCTGTGGCGCAATGTGCGTCAACGCTCTCCGGTTCCGAATCATGCTCCACGCTGCAACATCGACGCGTCCACCGCATCCCGCTCCCCACGTTCGTGACGACCGCGAAACGTCCCTCTCGATCGGGAACAGGACGTGGCTAAGAGAGCATGAATTCTGAAAAAAAGAAAGAAGAATTTGTTAACGGGAAGGACTGGACAAGGGTGATCGGCTTGAAAGTCTTCACGAAACAAGTTTCCTGGCGCAGCGGGATCGATGGCGCGCCAAAGCTTCCAAGGGCGCAATCCGCGTCGGCGGCGAGCATCTCTCCCCGGGTGATTTGCCCGTCGGGTCGTGTGCGCGGGGTTCTCTCTTGGACGAGCCCCGAGCTGGTAGCGTAAAGTCAGAGTCTCGGTAGAATCGATATGCGCGGTCACGTCATCAGCCAGCGAATCACATCCCTGTCGTGCAGCACGGAGCAGCCGGTGCGTCGGCCTGCCGGCGTGCTGCGCGCGCGCCGCGCGTTGCTGCTGTCCTGCGTCGTCGCAGGTCTGACGGCGACGGGTGCCGCCTTCGCGGCGGACGGTCCGGCCGTGAAACCGGCTGCGACGGAGCAGGCCGCGCAAGCGCCCCAGCAGCAAAAGACAGAGCCCTTGAAAACCGAGCCGCAGAAGGCGGACGCCAAGGCTGAAGCGCAAAAGACGGAGTCCCAGAAGGCAGAACCGGAGACGGTGGGACGTCCGGCGGAAGCCCAGGCGCCCGCGCCCAAGGTCGTCGTCCCCTCGACCGAGCCTGCGAAGCCGGTGGCAGCCGAGCGCAAGCCCGACACGAACAAGGCCGAGACGAAGACGGCGTCCCGCGACACCAAGGACGGCAAGAACCTCACCGTCCCGCAACGGATGCTGCCGCCTGACGTGGCGCAGATGATCGGGCGCAAGATCTGGCTCAACGAGGCCGGTGGCCGGCGCGACGCGATCACCTCATGGAATGCGGGCGAGGAATTCGCCTCGCTAGGTATTGGACACTTCATCTGGTATCCGACCACCGCGAAGCCGCCTTATGAAGAAGGCTTCCCCGGGCTGGTCGCGTTCCTGCGCAAGGGCAAGACGCCGTTGCCGGCGTGGCTCGACAAGAATCCGATCCCGGCCTGTCCGTGGACCAGCCGGGCCGACTTCAAGCGCAATTTCAATTCGCCGCAGATGAAGCAGCTGCGCCAGTTCCTGCTCGACACGATGGCTGAGCAGACCCAGTTCCTGGTCGCGCGCGCGCAGGGCGCCATGGACAAGATCCTCGCCAACACGCCTGACGGAGCCGAGCGCGAGCACATCGTCGCGCAATATTCGCGCGTCGTGCGGGCATCGGAGGATCTGTATCCGCTGATCGACTACATCAACTTCAAGGGCGAAGGCACCAACCCTTCCGAGACCGCGGTCGACAAGGAGACCGGGCAGCGCCAGGGCTGGGGCCTGAAGCAGGTGCTGCTCAAGATGAACGGCACGACGACCGAGCCGAAGGCGGTGCTCGCCGAATATTCCGATGCGGTGCAGGTCGTGCTGCAGCAGCGCGTCCGCAATCTGCCGTCCAACCGTGTCTGGGAAGCGGGCTGGCTGCGCCGCGCGGAGACGTATCGCCGGCCGATCGCGCAGCTCGATCAGGCCCCCGAACGCGCGCCGCGCAAGTCGTCGCGCTACCGCGCGGACAATTCGGCGTTTTGATCGGTGCGCGATGGCAGCGCGATATTCGCGCCGTCTACAAAGTACAGTTAGCTTCGGCCCGCCGCGGCCTTCTTGTCGGCGACCACCTTCTGGTAGGCCGCCTGCAGGCGCTCGCCGACGCTCGCTCCCGCCTTCCTGCGCTTCTTCACGCCGAGATGGATCTCGCGCAGCTCATCCATGAACTCGGCCCACATCTTCGGACCGCCCTCCATCAGCAGCCGGGCGCGGATGCCGAGCTCCTCTGACACCGGCAGATATTTGTAACCCCAGCCGGCCATCTGCGCGAGAATCGGCATGAGCTCGATGCCCTGCTCGGTCAGCGAATAGATGCCCTTCTGCTTGTGGCTCGGATCGTCCTCGCGGCTGATGATGCCGGCGGCGAGCAATGTCTTCAGCCGGTCGGCGAGGATGTTCGAGGAGATGCCTTCCTGCGAGCCGGCGAGCAGCTCGCGATAATGCCGGCGATTGCCGAACATCAGGTCGCGGATGATCAAGAGGCTCCATTTGTCGCCGACCACTTCGAGCGTGAGGTTGATCGGGCAGCCGGAGCGCTGAGGGTCGGACATCGAGATCTCGTGGGCGGGGTCGCAAACAAACTGCTTGCAATATTGCATCGGTCTCGGCATCCTCCAACTGCTTGCAAAATGAAAGCAGTTCGGGAGGTGGCCGGTGGCGAGGCTGATGATGTGGAACATGATGACGCTCGACGGCATGGTCGCGGGCGCGAACGGCGACATCTCCTGGCATGAGGACGTCTGGGGGCCCGAGCTGGAGCAGTTCTCCGAGACGCAGCTGCAGGAGGCGGGCGGACTGGTGTTCGGACGTGTGACCTACGATCTCATGGCGGGCTACTGGCCGGCGCAGCGGGGCGTGATCGCCGAGTTCATGAACGCGATCCCGAAATATGTCGCCTCGCGCAAGCTGTCGGATCTCGCATGGCCGAACGCGCATCTGCTGGGCCATCAGCCTGCGGCCGAGATCGAAAGGCTCAAGAAGGACAGCGCGAAGGATCTGTTCCTGTTCGGCAGCGCGGATTTCGCTGCGACGCTAACGGCGCATGACCTGATCGACGAATACCGGATCGCGATCAATCCGCGCGTGCTCGGCAGCGGCGCGCCGCTGTTCAAGCCGGGCCAGGCGATGAAGCTGCGGCTGATCGACAGCCGCGCGTTGTCCACGGGTGTTGTCATCGTGCGTTATGGGCTGGTGCGGGATGCGTGAGCGTACGTCATGGCTCGCGCGGTCCTACTGAGGACGCAATGTGATTGAGATGCGATCCTTGTGCGGCATGCGCTGTGCACTTTTCGCCTGCGGCAGGGCTATCTCAGATGCAGAGGTTTTCGCGGCGAACGATCCGCAAGTTAGTTACTCCGTCATGCCCGGGCTTGTCCCGCCTGCGCGGCCGAAGCCGCTTCGGCGCGGCGAAGGCCCGGGCATCCACGTGGTTCTCAGCAAGCCGGACGACGTGGATGGCCGGGACAGGCCCGGCCATGACGATGCGGAGAGAGACGAGCACAAAACAGCGATCGCCATACGCGATAGCCTGCGGCTTGCCGGAGAGGTCGGATTGCATCGCGAGATGTAATCCGTGTGAGGACGCAGGTCTCGCCGCGAACACCACCCGTGCGGCCGCCCCTCTCCCCGTGAAGGACGGGGAGAGGGAGCGCACCGTTCGTGCCGCAGGGAGGCGAGGTCTAACTTATTAGGAGCAAACGAATGTCTCTCACCCTCTATTATCATCCGCTGTCGTCGTTCTGCTGGAAGGTGCTGAGCGCGCTGTATGAGAACGACACTCCGTTCACGCCGAAGGTGATCAACATGGGTGATGCAGACGATCGTGCCGCGTTTCTGAAGCTGTGGCCGGTCGGCAAGTTTCCGGTGCTGCGCGACGAGCAGCGGCAGCGCACGATCCCGGAGTCGAGCATCATCATCGAGTATCTCGACCAGCACTTTTCGGGGACGACGCGCTTTATTCCGGACGAGCCGGATCTTGGCTTGCGGACACGGTTGCGCGATCGTTTTCTCGATCTCTATCTGCACATGCCGACGCAGACCATCGTGTTCGACCGGCTGCGGCCGAGCGATGCGCGCGATCCCCTGGGCGTCGCCGAGGCGAGGGCGCGGCTTCGGACGTCCTACGCGATGCTGGAGGCGGAGCTGCCGTCAGCGGGCTGGGCGATGGGCGAGCGCTTCACGCTGGCGGATTGTGCCGCCGTGCCGGCGTTGTTCTATGCCGAGAAGGTGGAGCCGTTCGGAGGCGAGCTGAGTGTCGTGCCGGCCTATCTCGAACGCCTCAAGGCGCGACCCTCCGTCGCGCGCGTCCTCGCCGAGGCCGAGCCCTATTTCCACATGTTCCCGCGGGAGCCCGGCTGAGCGCGGCATCCCACGAAAATAATTGCACGGCCGCTGTCGGCGCGCCTGATTGCCGACCGTCTTTGATGAAGAGCGCAGGGGAGACCTGCCGCAGCATCAGGGAGAGTGTGATCATGCGTTTCATGGTGATCGTGAAAGCAACGCAGGACTCGGAGGCGGGCATGCTGCCGACCCGTGAAGAATTTGCCGAGATGGGCCGGTTCAACGAGGGACTGATCAAGGCCGGCATGATGGAAACGGGGGAGGGTCTGCATCCGACCGCCAGGGGCGCGCGGATCGATTTTTCCGGCGGCGAGCCTCGCGTGGCGCACGGCCCGTTCAAGTACACCGGCGACCTCGTCGGAGGCTACTGGATTATCAAGGCGGATTCGCTCGATCAGGTCATCGCCGCCATGACGCGCGCGCCGTTCCCGAGCGGCCAGCTGGAGATACGGCGGATCTACGCGGCGGAGGATTTCGGCGAGGCGCTCGCGCCTGAACTGCGCGCGCAGGAAGATCGGCTGCATGCGCTGGCGGCGAACGGCTGACGCATTGCGCAATCGGACGAGGAGCAGACGCGATGCGATTCATGATGCTGATGATCCCGCTCGGCTATGAGAATGCGCCGCCGGACGTGCAGCTCGATCCCGAGCGGGTCGCGGCGATGATGCGCTACAACCAGGCGCTCAAGGAGGCCGGCGTGCTGATCACGCTGGAGGGGCTGCATCCACCGTCGACGGGAGCGCGGGTCTCATTCCCCGGCGGCAAGCCTGTCGTGACGGATGGTCCGTTCGCCGAGGCGAAGGAGGTGCTCGGCGGCTTCTGGATGATCGAGGTCGGCTCGCGCGAGGAGGCGATCGCCTGGGCCAAGCGATGCCCGGCGTCCGACAACGAGATCATCGAGATCCGCCAGGTTCAGGAGATGACGGATTTTTCCGAGGAGGTGCAGCAGGCGCTGTCCGGCTTCGCCGAGCTGCCGCATGCCGGCCGTGCCTGATCCATTCGTTTCAACAGGGAGGGAAGTGCAATGAGCGACAATAGCAACACCTATCTCGCCGTGTTTCTTGGCAGCAAGATGAGCCCCGCCTGGAAGGAATGGGACGCGCTGCCGGAGGCCGAGCGCAATGCGAGGGGACGGCAGGGCATGACGGCGTGGCAAGGCTGGGTCGAGCAGCACAAGGCTGCGATCGTCGCGCTGGGCGGGCCGCTCGGCAAGACCAAGCGGGTCGACAAAGGCGGGATCAACGACATCGCCAACGAGATGGGCGCGTTCACGGTGGTCCGCGCCGCCTCGCACGAGGATGCGGCAAAGATGTTCGAGGGCCATCCGCATTTCGCGATCTTCCCCGGCGAGCGGGTCGAGATCATGCCGGTGCTGCCGATTCCAGGCGGTTAGCGCCCGCACAATTGCGCGTTGCCGAATCCCGCATCTTGCGACAAGCCCCGCTGCCACCCTCCCCTGGAGGGGGAGGGGCGGCTCGGATCCGCGTAGCGGAGGCGAGCCGGGGTGGGGTGACAGACGATCGGCATACTCGACGCCGAGGTTCTGCGGGTCACCTTCTGCTGGCATCCGTGAACTCCACGCTGACCTCGCCCGGGGCTCACCCCACCCCGATCGCCCGCTGCGCGGGCGATCGACCCTCCCCCTCCAGGGGAGGGCGGCGGCTGTGCCTGGCGGTCGAACGCCCAAAAGTCTCTGGTGTCTTTCCTCCCGGCTCATGTAAAAGCCCTTCACATGAGCTGGCGCAAGGAGCAGCGCCGCGCCGAGCGCGGCTATCATCACGGCAACCTCAAGGAGGCGCTGCTGCAGGCGGCGCTCGACCTGATCGCGCAAAAAGGAGCCGCGGGCTTCACCTTCGCCGATGCGGCGCGGATGGCGGGCGTCAGCCCGGCCGCGCCGTATCGCCATTTCCGTGATCGGGATGAGCTGCTGTCGAGCATCGCGCAGCGCGGCTTCGAGCAGTTCGAGTCTCGGCTGTCGGCCGCCTGGGATGATGGCCGCCCCGACACGGTCACGGCGTTCGAGCGCGTCGGCAAGGCCTATCTCGCTTTCGCCCGCGAGGAGCCGGCGTTCTACTCGGCGATGTTCGAATCCGGCGTGCCGGCGGATTCGACGCCGGGTCTGCTCGCGGCGGGCGACAGCGCGTTCGGCGTGATCCGTGCCGCCGCCGAGCGGTTGGCGGCGCTCGCGCCACCCGGCGTGCCCCGACCGCCGGCGATGATGATGGCGCTGCACATCTGGTCGATGGCCCACGGCATCGCTTCGCTGTTCGCGCGGGGCGACGCCGCCCGGCGCAAGCTGCCGATGTCGCCGGAGGAGCTCTTGGAAGCCGAGGTGCTGATTTATCTGCGCGGGCTCGGTTTCAGCACCGATCGCCAGACCGCCGCCAAGCCCGAGCCCCCGCCGCTGCCGGATGACGACAAGCCGGCGGGCCCGTGGGGCCGGGCGAAATAAGGTTCAACGACAGAGCGAAAATATTCCGGGCGGCGCGTCAGGTGGCCGCCTTGACAAAATCACGGGTTGAGCTAGCTATGTAAATGTTATTTACATTCACACGGCATGGCGCCGCGAATGGAGAGGGAGATGGCCTACACCGCAGATGTCAATCGATGGCGCGGTTCGGAGGAGGAGCGCAGGTACCGGCCCCATATGATGGAGTCGCCCTGGCATCCCGGCTGGATCGCGGTGACCGTGCTCGGCTTCATCATCTGGTGGCCGATCGGACTTGCCCTTCTCTTTTTCACACTCGGGAGCAGAAAGATGGCGTGCTGGAACGGCGGGGATCGCTGGTCGAACAAGATGGAGCGGATGCAGTGGAAGATGGACCGCATGCGCGACAAGATGGAGCGCCGCGGCTTCGGCTTTGGCTTCTCCGCGCCGTCGTCGAGCGGCAACCGTGCCTTCGATGAGTACCGCATGGAGACGCTGCGCCGGCTCGAGGAAGAGCAGCAGGAGTTCCGCGACTTCCTGACCCGGCTGCGTCACGCCAAGGACAAGGAAGAGTTCGACGCCTTCATGGCGCAGCACAAGCCGCGTCCGGCCACGCCGCCGAACGACCAGCCCCAGAGCTGATCACCTAAGCGCTGATCACTGAAGCACTGATCGACCGATCCTGACGCCGCAGGGCTTTCAGCCCCCGCCCTGACGGCACGAGACGCCCGCCCGCGGTCCCGCTGGCGGGCGTCTTGCGTTCCGGGATACCGCTGGGCTGCGGCAGCTCGCCGCTGCCGTTCGCCGGCCGAATGCCTGCGGAACTCGCAAGGGCCTGATCACAAAGGCTCTATCTGGCTGTCCTGGCTCGCCCTTTGACCTCCGCAAAACTCCGCGGTAACCCCG is from Bradyrhizobium sp. ORS 285 and encodes:
- a CDS encoding helix-turn-helix domain-containing protein, producing the protein MSDPQRSGCPINLTLEVVGDKWSLLIIRDLMFGNRRHYRELLAGSQEGISSNILADRLKTLLAAGIISREDDPSHKQKGIYSLTEQGIELMPILAQMAGWGYKYLPVSEELGIRARLLMEGGPKMWAEFMDELREIHLGVKKRRKAGASVGERLQAAYQKVVADKKAAAGRS
- a CDS encoding TetR/AcrR family transcriptional regulator gives rise to the protein MSWRKEQRRAERGYHHGNLKEALLQAALDLIAQKGAAGFTFADAARMAGVSPAAPYRHFRDRDELLSSIAQRGFEQFESRLSAAWDDGRPDTVTAFERVGKAYLAFAREEPAFYSAMFESGVPADSTPGLLAAGDSAFGVIRAAAERLAALAPPGVPRPPAMMMALHIWSMAHGIASLFARGDAARRKLPMSPEELLEAEVLIYLRGLGFSTDRQTAAKPEPPPLPDDDKPAGPWGRAK
- a CDS encoding YciI family protein; translated protein: MRFMVIVKATQDSEAGMLPTREEFAEMGRFNEGLIKAGMMETGEGLHPTARGARIDFSGGEPRVAHGPFKYTGDLVGGYWIIKADSLDQVIAAMTRAPFPSGQLEIRRIYAAEDFGEALAPELRAQEDRLHALAANG
- a CDS encoding glutathione S-transferase family protein — translated: MSLTLYYHPLSSFCWKVLSALYENDTPFTPKVINMGDADDRAAFLKLWPVGKFPVLRDEQRQRTIPESSIIIEYLDQHFSGTTRFIPDEPDLGLRTRLRDRFLDLYLHMPTQTIVFDRLRPSDARDPLGVAEARARLRTSYAMLEAELPSAGWAMGERFTLADCAAVPALFYAEKVEPFGGELSVVPAYLERLKARPSVARVLAEAEPYFHMFPREPG
- a CDS encoding dihydrofolate reductase family protein, encoding MMWNMMTLDGMVAGANGDISWHEDVWGPELEQFSETQLQEAGGLVFGRVTYDLMAGYWPAQRGVIAEFMNAIPKYVASRKLSDLAWPNAHLLGHQPAAEIERLKKDSAKDLFLFGSADFAATLTAHDLIDEYRIAINPRVLGSGAPLFKPGQAMKLRLIDSRALSTGVVIVRYGLVRDA
- a CDS encoding YciI family protein, translating into MRFMMLMIPLGYENAPPDVQLDPERVAAMMRYNQALKEAGVLITLEGLHPPSTGARVSFPGGKPVVTDGPFAEAKEVLGGFWMIEVGSREEAIAWAKRCPASDNEIIEIRQVQEMTDFSEEVQQALSGFAELPHAGRA
- a CDS encoding DUF2852 domain-containing protein; this encodes MAYTADVNRWRGSEEERRYRPHMMESPWHPGWIAVTVLGFIIWWPIGLALLFFTLGSRKMACWNGGDRWSNKMERMQWKMDRMRDKMERRGFGFGFSAPSSSGNRAFDEYRMETLRRLEEEQQEFRDFLTRLRHAKDKEEFDAFMAQHKPRPATPPNDQPQS